AATGTACTGCCCGGCCCTTTGCACCAAAAAACTCTGCCAGCCATCTAGCACCAGCCGCACAGCCACAGTGACTAGCAGCAGCGCAATCAGCAGATTCAGTCCTCCCTGCAGAGTCTGCCCCTGCAAAAACCGATTCACTGGCTCCTGCCGAATCAGCGAGATCGCCTGCCCAATCAGCACCGGCTGCAGTGCGTTAGCCAGAGATAGCGGCAGCAGCAGCAGCAAAGGCAGCAGCAGCATCCGTCGATTCCTGCGGATGTAGGGCCAGAGCTTGAGAAACAGCCGCCAGTCACTGCTAGAACGGCGCTGGCTAGAGGAAGTTTTAGGAGAAAGAGTCGCGGGAGTCATAGGAAAGGAGGGTACTGGGGTAGGTGCAAACTCGTTGATGCATGTTCACGCGTGCGCACCACGCCTGATGCTGTACCAAAATCGGCCAGCGCATACAGGTTTAAGTCAATTAATCCAATCAACTGCTACTGTAACGCGACGACTACCCAATCATGAACCCAGGCCCCAACTAGTTCTAGTTGGGGCCACACCTTCCCTAGCAACTGCTAAGCATGCACCATGAGGAACTGGCCATTACCGTTGATCTCGCCATCACAAGTGGCAAAGCTGGTACATAACCAGATGAGATAAAACCGCCAAATACGGCGAAACTTCTCGAAGTCAATGCCGTAGTCTAAGTCCTTAATTTCCTCATAGCTATCGTCAAAATTCTGTAGCCAGGCAGCCATAGTTTTATGGTAGTTAATGCCGTTGAGATACCACCGTTTTATTGTTTTCAGATCTTTGTTAATACTCGGAGGCGTATCAAAACTCCAGTAGCGCCCGTGCGGAAATATGTACTTGTGGGTATAAGCGCTAGAGACGTTGTTGGGGGTCCGCACCGTAATAATGTGCAGGAAGAATTTTCCGCCCGGCTTGAGAAGAGTAGCCACCTTCTTAAAGGCATGGGTTAAATTTCCTACATGGCAAAAGACGCCCACTGAAAGCACCTTATCAAAAGATTCCTTCAACTCAACCTGGTTAATGTCTCCTTCAACTAACGTAAAGCGCCCCGAACTGAGATAGCTCTTTGGGTCCTGCATCTTGTGGCGCATGTAGTCGCACTGCTCATGGCTAAGATTAACCCCGGTAAATCTAACGTTAGGAAACTTAGACATGACATAGTTAGGGATGCATCCCCAACCACAGCCAAAATCTAAGACATTGTCTCCATCTTGAATATCCAGCTTCTCAATCAAGTCATCAATCATCTGCATTTGAGCCTGCTCGAGATTAGCTGCTCCCTTTTCCCACAGCGCCATGCTGTATTTGGGGTAAATTACGTCCCAGTTTCCTAGCATTTGATTAAGCATTGCCTGAGGGCGGTCGTAATGAACCTTCATCAGGTCGTTTGCCCCTTCCGCTACATTCTCGGTTTCGTGTAGAACCCATTCATAGGGCGCAAGCAGTGCGGGGAAGTTTTTAAACAAAGTAGATAGAGACGTGTGGAAAATAGCTTTCAACGCCGGATCGGGAATCTCCAGACCGTTGATGTAAGACTCTCCCAGGGCCATCTGCAGCCCGTTAACAATACCTACAGCTCCACGAGTCGCCATGTAAGCCAGGGAGCTCTTTGTATTAATGTCGCCAATAATTGGAATATGTCGCTGGATACCTTGATCGACAGAAGTGCTTGTCATAACAAATCTCCAGATCCTTTAGGGGTAAGGATTTAGTAGCAGACTAACACGGTAAAAAAGTCCTTAATATTCCTTAAAAACGGCTAAACTCCCCGTAAATTCACCTTTTGAACCAGTTCTTAAATACCGCCTTTATTCCTTAAAATATGATTAAAAATTTGGGCTATTAGCAGCTGCTTTGGTTTTTCAACCAGGACTCCGGCGCAGGCAGACGCAATAGACAGGGATTTAAGCAAGGTTGCTAGAGACTAATGATGCCTCAATTAATATCTAGCCCCTAAACACAGCAAGAGATGGCCTTTTCAAGCCATCTCTTGCTGTACGAACACTACAGCAGAGCTTAACCTCCGCTCGTTCTAAGGAGATCTTGGTCGCTACCAAAGCAACTCATGAGGCTGCTCAAGGCAGCGCTAAGCTTTCTGAAGTGCGCCAGTCTCACTGGCAGCCTGCAGGAGTTCTACCTCAGAAGGAAGCTTAAGATCAGACGCTAAATTCAGTTTTTCTAGAAGAAGAATAAACCAGTAGGTAGGGTCTGGTAAATACACTACTTTGCCGTCTCTCACGGAAAATCCATGACGAGCTGACCACTGAAAAGCGTGATGCAGATTGTGCCAGCCCTCACCCAATGTAGCAACTGCAACAAACCAGTTGTTTCGGCTCTGGTCAGTTGTTACAAAGGGTTGTTCGCCAACAATATGAGCCAGGGAATTAACTAGAGCAACACCATGAAAAAGGATTGTAGTGCTTAGGAAAAAAGCTCCTAAGAACTCAAGTCCACCTATCCAAAATGAAACGGCTCCTAGAAGAAGTAGCGGAACAAAGTGAAAGCGATCTATCAGCTTTAAACCCCAATCTGCTTCGACATCAGCAGGTAAGCTATGGGGCATAGAATCACCTGTCAAAAGCCAGCCAAACTGAGCCCAAAGAAAGCCTCTAAGTCCTGTATAGGGTGTATAGGGGGAGTGGCGATCGCCCGCCATATCAGAATGATTATGATGCCCCTGAATATGATGCCCTTTCCACCAATTAGGCCCCATTTGACCGGCAGAAGATGCAATGAAGCTGCCCACCCACTTCACAACTGCCGGTGCTTGGTAGGACTTGTGAATAATTAGTCGATGGTAGATACCTGTAATGCCAAGCATTCTGACTACGTAGAGCATGAACCCCCAGAGGAGGGCCTGCCAAGATAGACCTGTCATGAGAGGAAGCAGAGCTCCCAAATGAAATATCACGACTTGAAGAGGCCCTAGATTGTAACTTAAAACTAATAGCCGAGGATACTTGTTTGCCACCATTAGAAGCAGAGATTAAGCTCGTGAATTACTCTTGGTTATTCTAAGGGCGTCTTAATATAATTGCCCTGCTACAGATTTCGAGCAGCTCAAATTATATTGGGCTACGCCAAGCACAAAAGCCACGCAAAATTACGGCCTAGTTTTCTGGCCCATCTGATATTGAAATAGCCTCTATCTAATGGGAGAGATTTGCAAATTTTGGCAAAAGGATTTGGCTATCAAGTTCTTGCAAAAAACTCCTCAGTTTCGCTGGTGAGGCTGAGCTCGGTGATTTCAACAAAAGTAGTTAAGCCACTTTTTAAGCAGGCACGTTAACCTGCTGACGCAGCTTTTCAATAATGTCGTTTAGCCCATCGGCGTTAATGCGGTAGCTGAGGGGGTGGGCAATCAGCCGGGCAGTGCTTTGGTAGAGAATCTCTAGCTCCATCAAGTTATTTTCCCGGAGAGTCTTGCCGGTGGAAACCAAATCAACGATCGCTTCAGACATGCCCGTAATCGGCCCCAATTCTACCGAACCGTAGAGGGGCACAATTTCTACCGGCAGATCCAAACTTTGAAAGTACTCACGGGCACAGTGGACAAACTTGGAGGCTACCCGACTATGGGGAGCTAAGTCTAACGCCGAACGGTAGGAGCTGCTAGCCTTGACAGCTACAGACATGCGGCAGCCGCCAAAGCCTAAATCAGCTAGGTTCGCCACATTAGGCTGCTTTTCCCGCAGCACGTCGTAGCCCACAATGCCGAGCTGGGCTTGGCCATATTCCACATAAACAGGCACATCCTGAGCCCTGACTAGCAGCGCATTAGCCTGGCCTGTGGGGTCAGCGATCTGAAGCTGGCGGTTGGCTTTGTCCTTAAACAAACTAAAGTCTAGGCCCACGGATTGAAACAAACGAATACTGTCGTCTAATAGTGCCCCTTTGGGCAGTGCAATGGTTAGCATGGGGTCCTCTCAACCGGCCTTCGTCATCTTATCAAGCGATGTCCTGTTTACTGGGCCAGTTACTGGGCGGGGCCAATGGCGGCAACGGCAGCTTCTAATGCGATCGCAACATGGCTCCAATGAGTACCGCCCTGGCAGTAGACGATGTAAGGCTCTCGCAGGGGGCCATCGGCAGACAACTCAGAGGTGCTACCATCAATGAAAGTACCGCCTGCCATCACCAGCTCACTCTCGTACCCCGGCATTCCCGCTGGTACTGGTTCTACATAGGAGTCTATGGGAGAGTGTCGCTGCACCGCCTTACAAAAGGCAACTAGCTTTTTTGGTGTGCCCAGCCGTACGGCTTGAATTACGTCCCGCTGAGGTGCGTCCATCGGAGGATTGACGGCATAGCCCAAATCATGGAAGGTAGAGGCAATCAAATAGTTGCCCTTCATGGCCTCTCCGACCATCTGAGGCGCTAGGAAGAAACCTTGGAAAAACAGTCGGTTCTGATTTAGCGTAGCGCCGCCGCTGCTGCCAATGCCAGGGGCAGTTAAACGGCAAGTAGCGGCCTCTACCAGATCGGCCCGTCCGGCCACATAGCCACCCGTTGTCGCAATTGTGCCGCCAGGGTTTTTAATCAGCGATCCGGCTATAAGATCGGCTCCTACCGCTGTTGGTTCGCGATCTTCTACAAATTCTCCGTAGCAGTTGTCTACAAAGCAGACGGTATCAGGATTTTGCTGCTTCACCAAAGCCACAATTTTTTCAATCTCGGCAATTGTCAGGCTAGGCCGCCAACTATAGCCACAGGATCGCTGGATCAGCACCAGCCGGGTGTCAGGACGTACAGCAGTTGCCAGCGCGGCCCAGTCTATCGTACCGGTGGCGGTCAGCTCCAACTGGCGATAGCGAATGCCAAACTCCTTGAGCGATCCTTGCCCTGTCTCCCGCAGGCCGATGACTTCTTCCATAGTGTCGTAAGGAGCCCCGGCTACGGCCAGCATCTCATCGCCGGGTCGCAGCACGCCAAAGAGAGCACATGCGATCGCATGCGTACCCGAGACAAACTGCACCCTTACCGCTGCAGCCTCGGCCTCCATAACCGCCGCAAACACCTGATCGAGCGTCTGCCGCCCCAAGTCACCATGCCCGTAGCCCGAAACCCCCGAGAAATGGTGGCTACCGACCCGAAACTGGCGAAAAGCCGCCAGCACCCGCTCCAAATTTTTCTTGACCTGGAGGTCAATTCCATAAAAAATCTGAGATAGTGTCTGTTCTGATAAATTAAGTGTTTTCAATTTTTACAATGGATTAAGTTTCGCCGCCTTAAAGCGCGGACTTTATTGTCGCGCGAAACTTGCTTTCCCTGTCCACAAACTGAGATTTTTACATGACTGTTGCTACTGCTGCTCGCCCCGCGATTAACTGGCCGACCTCCATCTTTATGGTGGCAGTTCACGCTGGGGCACTATTTGCTTTGCTCCCCAGCAACTTCAGGTGGTCGGCCGTTGGCGTTGCGCTGTTTCTCCACTGGTTCACCGGCTGCCTCGGTATTACCCTAGGATGGCATCGCCTGATTGCCCACCGTAGTTTTCAGGTGCCCAAATGGCTAGAATACTTTTTCGTCTTCTGCGGTAGCCTAGCCTGCCAGCATGGGCCAATTGAGTGGATCGGGCTCCACCGACATCACCACACCCACTCTGATCAGCCCAGCGACCACCATGATTCCAACAAAGGGTTCTGGTGGAGTCACATGGGTTGGCTGTTGAGAGAGGTTCCGGCCCAAGAAGAAATTGACCGTTATGTCCGAGACATTGCCACCGATCCGGTCTACCTTTTCTTTAATAAATACTTTTTTCCTCTACAGGTGGTTTTGGGGGTTCTGCTCTATGCTCTGGGAGGTTGGCCCTTCGTCGTTTGGGGCATTTTTGTTCGCCTAGTTGTGGTCTATCACTGCACTTGGCTGGTCAACAGCGCTACCCATAAGTTTGGCTACCGCAGCTACCAAACCGAGGACAAGTCCACTAACTGCTGGTGGGTAGCTGTCGTCACCTATGGTGAAGGTTGGCACAACAACCACCACGCCTTCCAGTACTCAGCCCGACACGGCCTTAAATGGTGGGAAATCGACATGACCTGGATGGTCATTAATTTTCTGCAAATGGTTGGCCTAGCCCGCAAAGTGAAGCTGGTGGATAGCGCCGAGGCTTCAGCTTAAGAAAAGGCAAAGGGTAGGAAGAGGGGCATAAGGGGGAGCCGTAAGGGGTTCTCAGCCTCTGACTGCCTCCCTTACCTACCCAAAGACTTGCTCAATCAGACAAACTAAGTGGGTCTAGAGACTGCCAAGGCTGGTTTCTAGACCCACTTAGTTTTTGCAGTAGTCAACTGAAAAGCCCGGTTAAATGCCTTGAATGACGTGCTTAACGGTCATCAGCGCTTCTAGGCCAATAAAGCCGCTGCCCCGCCAGCGTTGGGAGGTCATGCCGAGGGAAATAGCCGATGCCTGAGTTGGGTTGCGGGAAAAGCGGGGAGAAGCATTGATATAAACCGCTGCGCTCTGCACCGCCTGGGTAAACCTATAAGCCTCCCGGTAAGATTCTGTAGCTAGGCAGTCAGCATGGCCGCTGCTGTGGCGGTTGATCAGGGCAGCAGCGGTTTCCAAGCTGTCTACTCGGCGCAGCGCCACCATCTTTTCTAAGTAGGACTGGTCCCACTCGGCACTGTCTAGAGGCAATAGATCGGGCAGGGTATCCAGCAGAGCGTTATCGCCCCGCAACTCAAAGCCCTGCTCCCAAAGCTGGCGGCAAAGCTGAGCAACTGATGCAGGACTGTGGCTTTCGTGAATCAGAACTTTTTCAATCGCGTTAACGGCGTCGGGCTCGCCTCGATGGCTGTCTAAAATAAGCTTAAAGACCGTCTCCAATTCCCCCGAAGCGGCCCAGTACAGATAGCAGTTGCCCATCGCCGTGGGCAAAACAGAAATAGTCGCCTGCCGCAACACTTGCTGAATCAGGGAGGGGCGGCCGTAAGGAATAATCAGGTCAACCCCTTCAGATTGAACCAGCTGAGTACGGGCCGCATCGCCCTGATCAGACGACAGCGAGAGAATGCAGTCTTCGGGTAGGTTGACCCGATCCAATGCTCGGTGCAGAATCTGGGTGATAGCCTGATTGCTCTGGCTAGCCTCATTGCCGCCTTTCAAGATTAGGCCATTGCCGGTTCGTACACAAAGCCCAGCTGCGATCGCAGTTAGCTCTGGAAATGCTTCGTAAACCAGGCCAATCACTCCCAGCGGCACAACCTGCCCATAGCCCGTAGCTGACTGGTTCATGCGCCTCAAGGGCTGCTGAGCCAACACTCGCGGATCGCCCAGCGAGCTTAGCCGCCGCAGGATTTTAGCGGTGGTTTGAATGCGCTCTGGGGTGAGCTTTAGCCAGTCCAGAACCCGCTCCGGCACAGCCATCTCCAGACTGGCTTCCAGATCAAGCGTGTTGGCCTCTAGCACCTCATCTTGGTTTTTCTCCAGCTCACTGGCCATCACCTCTAACAGGTGGCTTTGGCTGACAGCACCCGACTCGAAAAGTTTCCGAGAAGCTTGCCGGACCTGGTAGATTGCGTAAGTTAAGTCAGAAGAAGATCCAGTCAGGGTCATGATGTTAGCGCCGGGAAGCTAACCAAAACATAAATACTAGCAGCAGAGACACGATCAACGCTGCCAGCAGGCGCACTGCCATCTGTGCGCCTGCTGGCGTTTGAAGCGTCGCCAGCAGCAGCAACAGCACCATCAGTCCAAAGAGAACCACCATCATCAGGGGCACATAACTGGTGCTCAAGACAGAGCGGTCAAGCCGCCACTGTTGACCTGTCCAGCGCCAAGCCCGTTTGTAGGGATAGTGGCTAGAAAGCTGTTCCAAAACGTAACCGTCGTCACGAACAACAAAAATCTGCTGGCAGCGATCGCAACCAAAAGCCTCCGTTAAAGCAATCGGCACAATCCGCCCCCGCCGCCGACAAGGGCAGGGATAATCAGCATTCAGGTCAATCTTTTGACTCTTGTGAGAGCGCACGGCAGCCCAAACGAAATAGGAACGGAGGCTATTCAGCCATGTTCACACATTAGCTAATGCCAACGGGGAAAACAAGGCAACCTTGTGAAGGAAAACCAAGATGCACAAAGGCTTTTGATGAAGCTTGTAGAACAATATATACCGCAAGAGGGGTGACCCTCGAAGGGTTCGAGCGGGTTAGCTCCTTTAACGAGTCACCTTTAAATCAGCCTTTTAAAAAGCGGGTAACGCGATTCGAACGCGCGACATTCACCTTGGCAAGGTGACGCTCTACCACTGAGCTATACCCGCATGGCGTTTAGCTGAGAAACCTCACTAAACACGCTTTGAAGCCGTTTGCTTCATCTGCATTACGTATCATAGCACCTCACAGCGCAATTTTTTAAGCAGCAATACAACCCTTTAACGCCTAATTTTTTCTAGAGGGATTCTTAAATGTATAAGTGACGCCTTGAAATGCTCGAAAGACCTGTGATAGTACTTGTCTCACGTCTTCAGCCCAACCAAGTCTGAAAAACGCCCCTGAATTACCAGTGGGCCCTTGCCGGACAAGCAGACCGTTTCTGGAAAACGCATCCCTCTGGTGGAACTGCAATTGCTATGACAACCGAAAGACTGCATATGGCAATCAAAAATTTCGACAACATGAATCAGATGGTTGAGCGGTACACCCGTCTCTGTCGGGCCTATGTGAAACTCTCCGAACAGTTCCATCAACTCGACATAGAGCACATGAAGCTAAAGGGGAACATGGTGCCCCTGCTTAAAGCTGTCAAGGTGTACAAAAATCAAAATACCCAGCTAGAGCAGCAAAACCAAGAGCTGCAGCAGACGCTGGTCGCCGCCGACAGCCTTCACCGCTCGGAGGTGCAAAATCTAGTTGCTACTTATGAGGAACAGTTACAAAGCCTAAAAAACCAAATCGATGAGCTTAAAGCTCTCGAATGGTTCACTACAGAAGACGCCCATAGAGATCTAGCCGAGGCAGAGCAGCAGATCGCCTTAGACGAGGAAACCTTTCAAGAAATCGCGCAAGACGCTCTCCCTGACCTAACTGAGGATGAAAAGGCTTTGCTGGTAGAGTATCACGCAAACCCCGCTAACTTCGTCGTGCAAGGTCTTGAGCCTATCCTCTTAGAGCAAAGCACCGCCAACGGCCGCCCTTCCCTCGAGACTTCCCGCTGGTAGATCGAGCAGCGGTAGAAAATTTGGGGTCAGGCAGATGAACGTTCCTCTGCAGCTTTGACCCCTGCGACTTTACCCCTGCGGCTTTGGGGTCGGTGGCCCTAGGGCGGTCACTGCCCACCACTCGAAGCCGATTTAAGACTTGGCTCAGCTTTAGGTCAATTCAAAAGCGGGTAACGCGATTCGAACGCGCGACATTCA
The window above is part of the Pseudanabaena sp. FACHB-2040 genome. Proteins encoded here:
- a CDS encoding acyl-CoA desaturase, which codes for MTGLSWQALLWGFMLYVVRMLGITGIYHRLIIHKSYQAPAVVKWVGSFIASSAGQMGPNWWKGHHIQGHHNHSDMAGDRHSPYTPYTGLRGFLWAQFGWLLTGDSMPHSLPADVEADWGLKLIDRFHFVPLLLLGAVSFWIGGLEFLGAFFLSTTILFHGVALVNSLAHIVGEQPFVTTDQSRNNWFVAVATLGEGWHNLHHAFQWSARHGFSVRDGKVVYLPDPTYWFILLLEKLNLASDLKLPSEVELLQAASETGALQKA
- the hisG gene encoding ATP phosphoribosyltransferase; the protein is MLTIALPKGALLDDSIRLFQSVGLDFSLFKDKANRQLQIADPTGQANALLVRAQDVPVYVEYGQAQLGIVGYDVLREKQPNVANLADLGFGGCRMSVAVKASSSYRSALDLAPHSRVASKFVHCAREYFQSLDLPVEIVPLYGSVELGPITGMSEAIVDLVSTGKTLRENNLMELEILYQSTARLIAHPLSYRINADGLNDIIEKLRQQVNVPA
- a CDS encoding fatty acid desaturase, with the translated sequence MTVATAARPAINWPTSIFMVAVHAGALFALLPSNFRWSAVGVALFLHWFTGCLGITLGWHRLIAHRSFQVPKWLEYFFVFCGSLACQHGPIEWIGLHRHHHTHSDQPSDHHDSNKGFWWSHMGWLLREVPAQEEIDRYVRDIATDPVYLFFNKYFFPLQVVLGVLLYALGGWPFVVWGIFVRLVVVYHCTWLVNSATHKFGYRSYQTEDKSTNCWWVAVVTYGEGWHNNHHAFQYSARHGLKWWEIDMTWMVINFLQMVGLARKVKLVDSAEASA
- a CDS encoding class I SAM-dependent methyltransferase, encoding MTSTSVDQGIQRHIPIIGDINTKSSLAYMATRGAVGIVNGLQMALGESYINGLEIPDPALKAIFHTSLSTLFKNFPALLAPYEWVLHETENVAEGANDLMKVHYDRPQAMLNQMLGNWDVIYPKYSMALWEKGAANLEQAQMQMIDDLIEKLDIQDGDNVLDFGCGWGCIPNYVMSKFPNVRFTGVNLSHEQCDYMRHKMQDPKSYLSSGRFTLVEGDINQVELKESFDKVLSVGVFCHVGNLTHAFKKVATLLKPGGKFFLHIITVRTPNNVSSAYTHKYIFPHGRYWSFDTPPSINKDLKTIKRWYLNGINYHKTMAAWLQNFDDSYEEIKDLDYGIDFEKFRRIWRFYLIWLCTSFATCDGEINGNGQFLMVHA
- a CDS encoding glutamate-5-semialdehyde dehydrogenase — its product is MTLTGSSSDLTYAIYQVRQASRKLFESGAVSQSHLLEVMASELEKNQDEVLEANTLDLEASLEMAVPERVLDWLKLTPERIQTTAKILRRLSSLGDPRVLAQQPLRRMNQSATGYGQVVPLGVIGLVYEAFPELTAIAAGLCVRTGNGLILKGGNEASQSNQAITQILHRALDRVNLPEDCILSLSSDQGDAARTQLVQSEGVDLIIPYGRPSLIQQVLRQATISVLPTAMGNCYLYWAASGELETVFKLILDSHRGEPDAVNAIEKVLIHESHSPASVAQLCRQLWEQGFELRGDNALLDTLPDLLPLDSAEWDQSYLEKMVALRRVDSLETAAALINRHSSGHADCLATESYREAYRFTQAVQSAAVYINASPRFSRNPTQASAISLGMTSQRWRGSGFIGLEALMTVKHVIQGI
- a CDS encoding aminotransferase class I/II-fold pyridoxal phosphate-dependent enzyme, whose translation is MKTLNLSEQTLSQIFYGIDLQVKKNLERVLAAFRQFRVGSHHFSGVSGYGHGDLGRQTLDQVFAAVMEAEAAAVRVQFVSGTHAIACALFGVLRPGDEMLAVAGAPYDTMEEVIGLRETGQGSLKEFGIRYRQLELTATGTIDWAALATAVRPDTRLVLIQRSCGYSWRPSLTIAEIEKIVALVKQQNPDTVCFVDNCYGEFVEDREPTAVGADLIAGSLIKNPGGTIATTGGYVAGRADLVEAATCRLTAPGIGSSGGATLNQNRLFFQGFFLAPQMVGEAMKGNYLIASTFHDLGYAVNPPMDAPQRDVIQAVRLGTPKKLVAFCKAVQRHSPIDSYVEPVPAGMPGYESELVMAGGTFIDGSTSELSADGPLREPYIVYCQGGTHWSHVAIALEAAVAAIGPAQ